From Butyricimonas paravirosa, one genomic window encodes:
- a CDS encoding arsenate reductase family protein, which yields MKGYLFLEYPACGTCRKAKKWLDEQKVDYTDRHIVEERPTREELKIWFERSGLPLRKFFNTSGLLYKSMQLREKLDGMSEEEQLELLASDGKLVKRPLVIGEDFVLVGFKPEEWEKVLLK from the coding sequence ATGAAAGGATATTTATTTTTGGAGTACCCGGCGTGTGGTACTTGCCGGAAGGCGAAAAAGTGGTTAGACGAGCAAAAGGTGGATTACACGGATCGGCATATCGTGGAAGAACGCCCGACACGGGAGGAGTTGAAAATATGGTTCGAGAGAAGTGGTTTACCGTTGCGGAAGTTCTTTAACACGAGCGGGTTGTTGTATAAATCCATGCAGTTGAGAGAGAAACTGGACGGGATGAGCGAGGAGGAACAATTGGAGTTATTGGCATCTGACGGGAAGTTGGTGAAACGTCCCTTGGTTATCGGGGAGGATTTCGTGTTGGTGGGATTCAAGCCGGAAGAGTGGGAAAAGGTATTGTTAAAATAA
- the pncB gene encoding nicotinate phosphoribosyltransferase, translating to MIIHDFLDNDLYKFTAMNAIQKKFPDSEVVYRFVNRGNTSFPPGFADALKKEVEAMAGVVLSKENEKFMRAKCYYFDSVFFDLLKGFRFNPAEVKVSQEGGKLDVEIRGLWYRTVLWEVPLMAMISELYFRMTGQVARDLERNATEKARAFADIKAEISEFGTRRRYSFDVQDRVIGILKENMKGLLNGTSNVYFAMKYDLIPMGTHPHEWFMYHGAHFGYRSANALALENWVDVYDGYLGIALTDTYTSDNFFNSFDTKYAKLFDGLRWDSGDPFEFTEKALEHYRKHRVDPKSKTIVYSDALDLEGVKKIKAFVNGRLHDVYGIGTYLTNDVGVTPLNMVIKLFECRPKGSEVFLPAVKLSDVEGKHTGYPDEVDLCLRMLRLK from the coding sequence ATGATCATCCATGATTTTTTGGATAATGATTTGTATAAGTTCACGGCAATGAATGCCATACAAAAGAAGTTTCCGGATTCGGAAGTGGTTTATCGTTTCGTGAACAGGGGAAATACGAGTTTCCCTCCCGGTTTTGCTGATGCTTTGAAAAAAGAGGTGGAGGCTATGGCGGGAGTGGTACTTTCAAAGGAAAACGAGAAGTTTATGCGAGCAAAATGTTATTATTTTGATTCGGTGTTTTTCGACCTTTTGAAAGGTTTTCGTTTTAACCCTGCCGAGGTGAAGGTGAGTCAGGAGGGTGGAAAGCTAGATGTGGAAATTCGAGGCTTGTGGTACCGGACCGTGTTGTGGGAAGTTCCTTTAATGGCGATGATCTCCGAATTATATTTCCGGATGACGGGACAGGTTGCCCGTGATTTGGAACGAAATGCAACGGAGAAAGCAAGAGCCTTTGCGGATATAAAAGCGGAAATTTCCGAATTCGGAACCCGGAGAAGATACTCCTTTGACGTGCAGGATCGAGTGATCGGCATATTGAAAGAGAATATGAAGGGCTTGTTGAACGGGACAAGTAATGTTTATTTTGCCATGAAATATGATTTGATTCCGATGGGTACTCATCCCCACGAATGGTTCATGTATCACGGGGCGCATTTCGGTTATCGGTCGGCGAATGCCTTGGCGTTGGAAAATTGGGTGGATGTTTATGACGGTTATTTGGGTATAGCCTTGACAGACACGTATACTTCCGATAATTTTTTTAATAGTTTTGACACGAAGTATGCCAAGTTGTTTGATGGTTTACGTTGGGATAGTGGTGATCCTTTTGAATTCACGGAGAAAGCATTGGAGCATTACCGGAAACATCGGGTGGACCCGAAAAGTAAGACGATCGTGTACAGTGATGCGTTGGATCTGGAGGGAGTGAAAAAGATCAAGGCTTTCGTGAACGGACGTCTGCATGACGTGTATGGAATCGGAACGTATCTCACGAATGATGTGGGGGTCACACCATTAAATATGGTAATCAAGTTATTTGAATGTCGTCCGAAAGGGAGCGAGGTGTTTTTGCCTGCCGTGAAGTTGTCGGATGTAGAGGGAAAACATACGGGTTACCCGGACGAGGTCGATTTATGTTTGAGAATGTTAAGATTAAAATGA
- a CDS encoding uracil-DNA glycosylase family protein — translation MEIKNQHIEVEKHPLEPFLPANAKLLMLGSFPPPRARWSMEFYYPNLQNDMWRIYGVLFFGDKDYFLEKGKKAFSRERLVAFLEETGVALFDTAMEVIRQRGNASDQFLEIVTPVDLDAVLKRIPECKAIVTTGQKATDTLLALVGAEAPKVGGFSDFEYKGRALRLYRMPSSSRAYPKPLEDKAAEYRVMFHDLGML, via the coding sequence ATGGAGATAAAGAATCAACATATAGAAGTAGAAAAGCATCCGTTAGAGCCGTTCTTGCCGGCAAATGCCAAGTTGTTGATGCTGGGAAGTTTTCCACCGCCAAGAGCGAGGTGGTCTATGGAGTTTTATTACCCGAATCTGCAAAATGATATGTGGAGGATATATGGGGTGTTGTTTTTCGGGGATAAAGATTATTTTTTAGAAAAGGGGAAGAAAGCCTTTAGCCGGGAACGGTTAGTCGCTTTTTTGGAAGAAACCGGGGTTGCCTTGTTTGACACGGCGATGGAGGTGATTCGTCAACGGGGAAATGCGTCCGATCAGTTTTTGGAGATTGTTACTCCCGTGGATTTGGATGCCGTGCTGAAACGAATTCCCGAATGTAAGGCGATTGTAACCACGGGACAGAAAGCAACAGATACTTTGCTGGCCTTGGTCGGGGCTGAGGCTCCTAAAGTGGGAGGTTTCAGTGATTTTGAATATAAAGGGAGGGCTTTACGGTTGTACCGGATGCCTTCGTCTTCACGGGCTTACCCGAAGCCTTTAGAGGATAAAGCGGCAGAATATCGGGTGATGTTTCATGATTTAGGAATGTTGTAA
- a CDS encoding SusC/RagA family TonB-linked outer membrane protein has product MKKNDNPNSLRRFKLWRKLLIVKLLCVCLFLQNTALSASVYSQELKLTLKGNDISLTNIFSQIRESSDYTFVYNLDDIQNVRVKSLDVKDASIREVLDKCLKGTGFSYEIEDHVVIIRPDRPAKQEVKKVTLKGIVMDKDSVPIAGVTVLLKGTYVGVTTDVSGSFQMTIPEQKEIFLLFSFVGMETQEVKVTDVNKPLRVVMKEKVDQLEEVIITGYGQTTKDRSTGSTATIGEEAFTNKAIPTVDMLLQGQVAGVSVMAVSGRPGESAKVRIRGTNTLSGDAEPLWVVDGVPLQQDVPKISSNRINSGGLNDIFVRGVAGINPNDIANVTILKDASAAAIYGSRAAGGVIVITTKKGKPGKMTVNYAANFSMGLKPQRDAKLMNSSEKLAWEQELWDEFSADAYANNIENNRKDHVAIVGLVGMLRAGKLGKNNTLWTHDDFETMTTAEQDAYITELKKSSTDWFDVIFRNSFSMSHNISFSGGSEDVTYYVSLGYNQNNGLVKETDYERYSINTKVNTKPTKRIDLDFGIDLAKQKSRGASMNVNPFQYAYFANPYEKPYNEDGSYRADMTYFLLGSLSDGVGANIPIVPANGFNILREMRETSGDADQSNVVVRVNLKYQFTDKIRFDGLASYTYTNNRMVDIKKQDSYAAFEDHLYFDDNNRELIPYGNIERSESNADSYSARGFFTYDDIFGSHRLSLLAGAELRGDKTVATSQKRYGYDHVTGNSSIPLPPNPSVNDVNRYAELIDLLSREATTENRFASFYASLDYGFMERYLMSLTFRTDGSNNFGSDEQFNPTWSLGLLWHIDRESFMYSLSPVISRLSLRAAMGYTGNIVKSVNKELVLGYSTNYWEGLRTGTVSAAPNPKVRWEKTRDMKLALDFGLFNDRVTGLVEGYYRKSTDLVSSVNMLSTTGFINQPYNTSTVVNKGLEGTLRVKVLDRRMYGLTLGGNIALNRNKLTKFKRDGEGIMTDGTYEGYPLEAVFTGRYTGIDPRDGVYTYELRPDAQIYQGSDLQVADNYRYYRGTSIAPVTGGFSLEARYRNFRLSAGAYISSGAKIINKINSPASYSVVTSYITGEKPQTAYSDLYRNHLNVRKDMVNRWKKEGDTGVKYPRVVDYLGQRLSLDEYNVTRQNITDGTYLENVSFLRIRDITLSYNLPQDWTRYMRLSSVSVSLTFNNFFTFTNYSGIDPETSGAIYPLTRSINWGINVGF; this is encoded by the coding sequence ATGAAAAAAAATGACAACCCCAACAGCTTGAGGAGATTCAAGCTGTGGAGAAAATTGTTAATCGTGAAGTTGCTATGCGTGTGCTTGTTCTTGCAAAACACTGCTTTATCGGCAAGTGTTTACTCGCAAGAGTTAAAATTAACGTTGAAGGGGAATGATATTAGTCTGACCAATATCTTTTCCCAGATTCGGGAAAGTAGTGATTACACGTTTGTATATAATCTGGATGACATTCAAAATGTACGGGTGAAGTCTCTGGATGTGAAAGATGCATCTATCCGGGAGGTTTTGGACAAGTGCCTGAAAGGAACAGGATTTTCTTACGAGATCGAGGATCACGTGGTGATTATACGTCCGGATCGTCCGGCCAAGCAAGAGGTGAAAAAGGTGACCTTGAAGGGGATCGTGATGGATAAGGATTCCGTGCCGATAGCGGGAGTAACTGTCCTGTTAAAAGGTACTTATGTGGGAGTTACGACAGATGTTTCCGGGAGTTTTCAGATGACGATTCCCGAACAGAAGGAGATATTCCTGCTATTTTCGTTCGTGGGGATGGAAACGCAAGAGGTGAAGGTGACGGACGTGAATAAACCGTTGCGTGTGGTGATGAAAGAGAAAGTTGACCAGTTGGAGGAGGTGATCATTACGGGATATGGACAAACAACGAAAGATCGTTCGACAGGATCGACGGCCACGATTGGAGAAGAGGCTTTTACGAATAAGGCCATTCCCACGGTGGATATGTTATTACAAGGACAGGTTGCCGGAGTGAGTGTGATGGCGGTTTCCGGACGTCCCGGAGAGTCTGCTAAGGTGAGAATTCGGGGAACGAACACGTTGAGTGGTGATGCCGAGCCTTTGTGGGTGGTTGACGGGGTACCTTTGCAGCAAGATGTTCCGAAGATCTCCAGTAACCGTATTAATTCCGGGGGGCTGAATGATATTTTTGTCCGGGGGGTAGCGGGAATTAACCCGAATGACATCGCAAACGTGACGATCCTGAAGGATGCTTCTGCTGCCGCAATTTACGGTTCCCGTGCTGCCGGGGGAGTTATCGTTATCACCACGAAGAAAGGGAAACCGGGAAAGATGACCGTTAATTATGCCGCTAATTTTTCCATGGGGTTAAAACCTCAACGAGATGCAAAACTGATGAATTCATCGGAAAAACTGGCTTGGGAGCAAGAATTATGGGATGAATTCTCGGCAGATGCTTACGCTAACAATATCGAAAATAACAGAAAAGACCATGTTGCTATCGTGGGGCTTGTCGGGATGTTACGGGCTGGTAAGTTAGGAAAGAACAACACGCTTTGGACACATGATGATTTCGAGACGATGACAACCGCCGAACAGGATGCTTATATCACGGAATTAAAGAAGAGTTCGACGGATTGGTTTGATGTGATTTTCCGTAATTCATTTTCCATGTCGCATAATATTTCTTTTTCGGGAGGTTCCGAGGATGTTACTTACTATGTTTCGTTAGGATATAATCAGAATAACGGTTTGGTAAAGGAGACCGATTACGAGCGGTATAGTATTAATACCAAGGTGAACACGAAACCGACGAAACGGATAGACTTGGATTTCGGGATTGATTTGGCTAAACAAAAATCCAGAGGGGCCTCCATGAACGTGAATCCTTTTCAGTATGCCTATTTTGCTAATCCTTACGAAAAACCTTATAACGAGGATGGCAGCTATCGTGCTGATATGACTTATTTCCTTTTGGGATCTTTGAGTGACGGGGTGGGTGCCAATATACCAATTGTGCCGGCCAATGGTTTTAATATCCTGCGGGAGATGCGGGAAACATCGGGGGATGCCGACCAGTCGAATGTAGTGGTACGGGTAAATCTGAAATATCAGTTTACGGATAAGATTCGATTTGATGGTCTGGCCTCGTACACCTACACGAATAATCGCATGGTGGATATTAAAAAACAGGATTCCTACGCGGCTTTTGAAGATCATCTTTATTTTGATGATAATAACCGGGAATTGATTCCTTACGGGAATATCGAACGGTCGGAGTCTAACGCCGATAGTTATAGTGCCCGTGGATTTTTCACTTACGATGATATATTTGGCAGTCATCGGCTTTCATTGCTGGCAGGAGCCGAGTTACGGGGAGATAAAACGGTAGCTACTTCTCAAAAACGATATGGGTATGACCATGTTACGGGAAATTCATCTATTCCTCTTCCACCTAATCCATCGGTAAATGACGTGAATCGTTATGCCGAGTTGATTGATTTGTTGTCTAGGGAAGCTACCACGGAGAACCGTTTCGCATCGTTTTATGCCTCGCTGGATTACGGGTTCATGGAGCGTTATCTGATGAGTTTGACCTTTAGGACGGATGGGTCCAATAATTTTGGTAGTGACGAACAGTTTAACCCGACGTGGTCTTTGGGATTGTTGTGGCATATTGACAGAGAGTCTTTCATGTATTCGCTTTCCCCGGTGATCAGCCGCTTAAGTTTGCGGGCAGCCATGGGATATACGGGAAATATCGTGAAATCCGTGAATAAAGAGTTGGTGCTTGGTTATTCGACAAATTACTGGGAAGGTTTACGTACGGGAACGGTAAGTGCGGCTCCTAATCCTAAGGTGCGATGGGAGAAGACGAGAGATATGAAACTGGCCCTTGATTTCGGTTTGTTTAATGACCGGGTTACCGGGTTGGTTGAAGGATATTACAGGAAAAGTACTGATTTAGTTTCAAGCGTGAATATGCTTTCCACGACTGGTTTCATTAATCAGCCTTATAACACGTCGACTGTCGTGAATAAAGGTTTGGAAGGAACTTTACGGGTGAAAGTACTGGACAGAAGAATGTACGGTTTGACTCTAGGAGGAAATATAGCATTGAATCGGAATAAACTGACTAAATTCAAACGAGACGGGGAGGGGATCATGACAGACGGAACATACGAAGGTTACCCGTTGGAGGCCGTGTTTACCGGACGTTACACGGGAATTGACCCGCGGGATGGAGTTTACACTTACGAGTTGCGCCCGGATGCACAAATATATCAAGGCTCGGATTTACAGGTAGCCGATAATTACCGTTATTATCGGGGGACTTCCATCGCTCCGGTGACAGGTGGTTTTAGCCTGGAGGCCCGTTATCGTAATTTCCGGTTGAGTGCGGGGGCTTATATCTCTTCGGGAGCGAAGATTATCAACAAGATAAATTCCCCGGCCAGTTATAGCGTTGTGACTTCTTATATCACGGGTGAAAAGCCACAAACGGCTTATAGTGACCTGTACAGGAATCACTTGAATGTTAGAAAGGACATGGTCAATCGTTGGAAAAAAGAAGGTGATACCGGTGTGAAATATCCCCGTGTTGTTGACTATTTGGGGCAACGTCTTTCGCTTGACGAGTATAACGTGACCAGGCAAAACATTACGGACGGAACTTATTTGGAGAATGTTTCTTTCTTAAGAATACGGGATATTACCTTGTCCTATAATTTGCCTCAGGACTGGACGCGGTATATGCGCCTTTCCTCTGTGTCGGTATCTCTCACGTTTAATAATTTCTTCACGTTCACGAACTATTCGGGGATAGACCCGGAAACTTCGGGAGCAATTTACCCACTGACTCGTTCTATTAATTGGGGTATAAACGTGGGTTTCTAA
- a CDS encoding FecR family protein, whose amino-acid sequence MNLLRRRFKIAHLIAEEFAGVITKENQARLEQWRVESPAHAKEYDEIRIYIMTENERRKKEKQTVKNEWRKFERVHFRKYVIWRRIGRCAAIMVMPLLVCGYFVSSEWKSSEVMIADNVEIVPGTGRAQLIMADGRFLKLEQKEDMKLDLPGVKVVATGKKIVYRAIEEETSTPKVEEYNTLVVPRGGEYMLELSDGTKVWLNSDSELRFPVTFVGDRRNVEIEGEAYFEVAKDEGKPFHVLANGADIKVLGTSFNVMTYRGRTITTLVEGEVCLTYKDESVLMVPDRQAEVITETGKILMREVDARNFTLWKDGVFYFENAALETIAERLSQWYDVNIIFNDEALKQLRYSVEMKRYNNIQDLLTKIEKTQKVKFLIQGKSIYIYKWLETYDLLE is encoded by the coding sequence ATGAATTTGCTAAGAAGACGTTTTAAAATTGCTCATTTGATCGCGGAAGAGTTTGCCGGGGTGATTACGAAAGAGAATCAAGCCCGGTTGGAGCAATGGCGTGTAGAAAGCCCTGCCCATGCGAAAGAATATGATGAGATCCGGATATATATCATGACGGAAAACGAGCGTAGGAAGAAAGAAAAACAAACAGTAAAGAATGAGTGGCGGAAATTTGAGCGTGTTCATTTCAGAAAGTATGTTATTTGGAGAAGAATAGGCCGGTGTGCGGCTATTATGGTGATGCCTTTATTGGTGTGCGGGTATTTCGTGTCTTCCGAGTGGAAATCCTCGGAAGTCATGATTGCTGACAACGTGGAAATTGTTCCGGGGACAGGAAGAGCCCAGTTAATTATGGCTGACGGAAGATTCTTGAAATTGGAACAAAAAGAAGATATGAAATTGGATTTACCCGGGGTAAAAGTAGTTGCGACGGGAAAGAAAATTGTTTACCGGGCAATAGAAGAAGAAACGAGTACCCCGAAGGTGGAGGAGTACAACACGTTGGTTGTACCTCGCGGGGGAGAGTATATGCTGGAATTGTCGGATGGGACGAAGGTGTGGTTGAATTCCGATTCCGAGTTGCGCTTTCCTGTTACGTTTGTCGGGGATAGGCGAAACGTGGAGATTGAAGGGGAGGCTTATTTTGAAGTAGCAAAGGATGAGGGGAAACCTTTTCACGTGTTGGCGAATGGGGCGGATATAAAAGTGTTGGGAACAAGTTTTAACGTGATGACTTACCGGGGACGTACGATTACGACTCTTGTCGAGGGTGAAGTCTGCTTGACGTATAAGGATGAATCGGTACTTATGGTACCGGACCGACAGGCCGAGGTGATCACGGAGACCGGAAAAATTTTGATGCGAGAGGTGGATGCAAGGAATTTCACGTTATGGAAAGATGGTGTGTTTTATTTCGAAAATGCGGCTTTGGAGACGATTGCCGAGCGTTTGTCACAATGGTATGATGTTAATATAATTTTTAATGATGAGGCATTGAAACAGTTGAGATATTCGGTTGAAATGAAACGCTATAATAATATTCAGGATTTATTAACTAAAATTGAAAAGACACAAAAAGTAAAGTTTCTAATTCAAGGAAAAAGTATTTATATTTATAAATGGTTGGAAACCTACGATTTACTAGAGTGA
- a CDS encoding winged helix-turn-helix transcriptional regulator, protein MYLCKVPIRRNNGLVPQFKSETNSFFITLWNLNYPATKDVTKDVTKDVTKEQKQVILLIKENPIITTNQIANQLNLSQRQILRHIKELTTLGIIKREGGRKTGFWVIK, encoded by the coding sequence ATCTACCTTTGTAAAGTACCAATAAGAAGGAATAATGGACTCGTTCCACAATTTAAATCTGAAACAAATTCTTTCTTTATCACGCTTTGGAATTTAAATTATCCAGCAACAAAAGATGTCACAAAAGATGTCACAAAAGATGTCACAAAAGAACAAAAACAAGTTATTTTACTGATAAAAGAGAACCCGATAATAACAACAAATCAAATAGCCAATCAACTAAACCTATCACAACGTCAAATACTAAGACACATCAAAGAATTAACAACTCTTGGAATCATCAAGCGTGAAGGAGGTCGCAAAACCGGGTTCTGGGTTATCAAATAA
- a CDS encoding SIMPL domain-containing protein has product MKKTVLLLVLFLGTLALGMAQSKENDFLDQPYIEVTGTAMMEVVPDEIYVKIILREKDQRGKTELEQQEKKLFQTLQKVGIDVKKDLAVRNMAGNRYKLKSGAMKLRKEYVLLLHDVNTLDRVFAGLEQMGGVEAEVERVDHSQIEKLRREVKEDAIKVAKEKAMGLAAAIGQSIKEAIYIREEHWGGMAAQYMSNVALDAGRGSADAGVDFEKIKLQGTVLVRFKLWYK; this is encoded by the coding sequence ATGAAAAAGACGGTTTTGTTGCTCGTGTTATTTTTAGGAACATTGGCTTTGGGGATGGCTCAAAGTAAAGAAAACGATTTTTTGGATCAGCCTTATATCGAGGTAACAGGGACGGCCATGATGGAAGTGGTTCCGGATGAAATTTACGTGAAAATCATATTGAGGGAAAAGGATCAAAGGGGGAAGACGGAGTTGGAGCAACAGGAGAAAAAGTTGTTCCAAACGTTGCAAAAAGTAGGGATTGATGTGAAGAAGGATTTAGCCGTGAGGAATATGGCTGGGAATCGCTATAAATTGAAAAGCGGGGCTATGAAGTTGAGAAAAGAGTACGTTTTGTTGTTGCATGATGTTAATACGCTGGATCGTGTTTTTGCGGGATTGGAACAGATGGGTGGCGTGGAGGCCGAAGTGGAACGGGTGGATCATTCACAGATTGAGAAATTGCGTCGGGAGGTTAAGGAGGATGCGATAAAGGTGGCAAAGGAAAAAGCAATGGGCTTAGCCGCGGCGATCGGTCAGAGTATAAAAGAGGCTATTTATATCAGGGAAGAGCATTGGGGAGGGATGGCTGCCCAATATATGTCGAACGTGGCTCTTGATGCCGGTCGGGGAAGTGCCGATGCCGGAGTGGATTTTGAGAAGATCAAGTTACAGGGGACTGTTTTGGTACGGTTTAAGTTGTGGTATAAATAG
- a CDS encoding isochorismatase family protein yields MKTVLLVVDMQNDFCLPSGSLYVPGAEKDVERLSRLIKEKMTVIDKIILTADEHHVMDIAHPFYWKNKRGEHPAPFTTISWWEVLSGEWIPFGDREEVIDYLRRLIENEEYKHMIWPEHCLYGSEGAAITPVLMEAVTCWAREGKYYEVVEKGLNPSTEFFGAFRANIPLDYAADTKFNMKLKDELESYDVIWLAGEAKSHCVANTLRQLFDYPEVVQRLVILEDCMGNISGCEDLAIPIYEKAARMGARFETSESLLFS; encoded by the coding sequence ATGAAGACAGTATTGTTGGTAGTGGATATGCAAAATGATTTTTGTTTGCCTTCGGGTTCGCTTTACGTGCCGGGGGCAGAGAAAGACGTGGAGAGGTTAAGTCGGTTGATCAAGGAGAAAATGACTGTTATTGATAAGATTATTCTCACGGCAGATGAACATCACGTGATGGACATCGCTCATCCGTTCTATTGGAAGAACAAGCGGGGAGAGCATCCGGCTCCTTTTACAACTATTTCATGGTGGGAGGTATTGTCGGGAGAGTGGATTCCTTTCGGGGATAGAGAAGAGGTAATTGATTATTTACGTCGATTGATTGAAAACGAGGAATATAAGCATATGATTTGGCCGGAACATTGTCTGTACGGGAGTGAAGGGGCAGCCATAACCCCCGTGTTGATGGAGGCCGTGACGTGCTGGGCCAGAGAAGGAAAGTATTACGAGGTGGTGGAGAAGGGCTTGAATCCTTCAACCGAGTTTTTCGGTGCTTTTCGGGCAAATATTCCTTTGGATTATGCTGCTGATACAAAGTTTAATATGAAACTGAAGGACGAGCTAGAGTCGTATGACGTGATCTGGTTGGCCGGAGAGGCAAAAAGTCACTGTGTGGCAAACACGTTGAGGCAGTTGTTTGATTATCCAGAGGTAGTTCAGCGACTGGTGATACTGGAAGATTGTATGGGTAATATTTCGGGATGCGAGGATTTAGCTATTCCAATTTACGAGAAGGCCGCCCGGATGGGGGCTCGTTTTGAGACGTCGGAATCTTTATTGTTTTCATAA
- a CDS encoding RNA polymerase sigma factor — translation MAIVSHKEFKAFFETFFIPVYTLMQRYTGERELSRDFTQEAFVRVFEHRGEFETEENAKAFLYTVARRIYLDHCKHQKIENQYQNRVNEEDPEEYDFLKEVTRQEVSRILYDAVDKLPSQTRSIILLNLKGFNNTEVAERLGVSVNTIKSLKKSAYVTLRTLLSKDLLMILFVLVDK, via the coding sequence ATGGCTATCGTATCGCATAAAGAGTTTAAGGCTTTCTTCGAGACTTTTTTTATTCCCGTTTACACGTTGATGCAACGTTACACGGGCGAGCGTGAATTGTCGAGAGATTTCACACAGGAGGCATTCGTGAGAGTGTTTGAGCATCGGGGAGAGTTCGAGACGGAAGAGAATGCCAAAGCTTTCTTGTACACCGTAGCCCGTCGTATCTATCTGGATCATTGTAAGCATCAAAAGATAGAAAATCAGTACCAGAATCGGGTAAACGAGGAAGATCCCGAAGAATATGATTTTTTGAAGGAGGTTACTCGACAGGAGGTGTCCCGAATATTGTACGATGCTGTTGATAAGCTACCTTCACAGACTCGTTCGATTATTTTATTGAACTTGAAAGGATTTAACAACACGGAAGTGGCAGAACGGTTAGGTGTTTCCGTGAATACAATTAAATCATTGAAAAAGAGTGCTTACGTGACGTTAAGAACCTTGCTGTCAAAGGATCTTTTGATGATTTTGTTCGTTTTAGTCGATAAATAA
- a CDS encoding flavin reductase family protein, producing MKHNWKPGNMIYPLPAVLVSCGCEPSEYNVLTVAWVGTLCTNPPMCYISVRPERYSYPIIQKNGEFVINLTTKDMAYATDWCGVRSGKDYNKFEEMKLTPGKAEVVKAPIIEESPVSIECRVKEIIPLGSHHVFIADVVNVQADDRYLDKDSGKFELANADPLVYLHGGYFELGEKIGKFGWSVEKKRKKK from the coding sequence ATGAAACATAACTGGAAACCGGGAAATATGATTTATCCTTTACCTGCCGTGTTGGTGAGTTGCGGGTGTGAACCGAGTGAATATAACGTGCTGACGGTGGCATGGGTGGGAACGTTGTGTACGAATCCACCGATGTGTTATATTTCGGTGCGGCCGGAACGATATTCGTACCCGATTATTCAGAAGAACGGGGAGTTCGTGATAAACTTGACCACGAAGGATATGGCGTATGCCACGGATTGGTGTGGGGTACGTTCCGGGAAGGATTATAATAAATTTGAAGAGATGAAGTTGACTCCGGGAAAGGCAGAGGTGGTGAAGGCCCCGATTATTGAGGAGTCTCCGGTGTCGATCGAGTGCCGGGTGAAGGAGATCATTCCTTTGGGGTCACATCACGTGTTCATTGCTGACGTGGTGAACGTGCAGGCGGACGATCGTTATCTGGATAAGGATAGCGGGAAGTTTGAGTTGGCGAATGCTGATCCTTTGGTATATCTGCATGGTGGATATTTTGAGTTGGGAGAAAAAATTGGTAAATTCGGGTGGTCTGTGGAGAAGAAAAGGAAAAAGAAATAA
- a CDS encoding HD domain-containing protein gives MLVTYEDIRNDESIKCYITEADKALSALGYTEHSFPHVVKAATMAEMILLTLNYPKRTAELAKIAGYMHDIGNIVNRIDHAQSGAVMAFRLLDRMGMDPAEIAMVISAIGNHDESTAAAVNPIAAALILADKTDVRRSRVRNQDFASFDIHDRVNYAVEESKIYFNEDHSAIILDLKIDTSISAVMDYFEIFLGRMMLSRKAAEFLNISFELVINGQRLL, from the coding sequence ATGTTAGTTACGTACGAGGATATACGGAATGACGAGAGTATAAAGTGTTATATCACGGAGGCCGACAAGGCCTTGTCCGCTTTAGGATATACAGAACATTCATTCCCCCACGTGGTGAAAGCGGCGACGATGGCGGAGATGATTTTATTAACTTTGAATTACCCGAAGCGAACGGCCGAACTGGCCAAGATTGCCGGGTATATGCACGATATTGGCAATATCGTGAACCGGATTGACCATGCACAGAGTGGTGCGGTAATGGCATTCCGATTGCTGGACCGGATGGGGATGGATCCGGCGGAGATTGCAATGGTCATCAGCGCTATCGGTAATCATGACGAGAGTACGGCTGCTGCCGTGAATCCAATAGCCGCCGCCTTGATTTTGGCTGATAAAACGGATGTGCGGAGAAGTCGGGTGCGTAATCAGGATTTTGCGAGTTTTGATATTCATGACCGGGTGAATTATGCCGTGGAAGAATCCAAGATTTATTTTAATGAAGATCATTCGGCTATTATTTTGGATTTGAAGATTGATACTTCTATTTCGGCCGTGATGGATTATTTCGAAATCTTTTTGGGGCGGATGATGTTGAGCCGGAAGGCTGCCGAGTTTTTGAATATCAGTTTTGAACTGGTGATTAATGGTCAAAGGTTGTTGTAA